Proteins found in one Helicobacter colisuis genomic segment:
- the pheS gene encoding phenylalanine--tRNA ligase subunit alpha encodes MEEVFSRINQAKNTAELEEIRISVMGKKGSLTAKFAALKNCDEAQKKTLAKELNLLKIEFEKALANKKEELSFKELQEKLQAQKIDVSLFSPCSFKGSNHPIMLMLDRIVEYFLSMNFMIKTGPLVEDDFHNFEALNLPKYHPARDMQDTFYFKDGKLLRTHTSPVQIRTMESQKPPIRMICPGNVFRCDYDLTHTPMFHQVEGLVVENGKDSVSFANLKFILEDFLKYMFGDVKVRFRSSYFPFTEPSAEVDMSCIFCKGEGCRVCSHTGWLEVLGCGCVSENVFRAVGYEDVSGYAFGLGVERFAMLAYSVPDLRAFFESDLRILEQFQ; translated from the coding sequence TTGGAAGAGGTATTTTCTAGAATTAATCAAGCTAAAAACACTGCAGAATTAGAAGAGATTCGTATTTCGGTGATGGGAAAAAAAGGAAGTTTGACTGCAAAATTTGCAGCATTAAAAAATTGCGATGAAGCCCAGAAAAAGACTTTGGCAAAAGAATTGAATTTATTAAAAATTGAATTTGAAAAAGCTTTGGCTAATAAAAAAGAAGAGTTAAGTTTTAAAGAATTGCAAGAGAAATTACAAGCACAAAAAATTGATGTTTCTTTGTTTAGTCCTTGTAGTTTTAAAGGCTCAAATCATCCAATTATGCTAATGTTAGATAGAATTGTAGAGTATTTTTTAAGTATGAATTTTATGATTAAAACAGGACCTTTAGTAGAAGATGATTTTCATAATTTTGAAGCCTTAAATCTTCCAAAATATCATCCAGCAAGAGATATGCAAGATACTTTTTATTTTAAAGATGGAAAGCTCTTAAGGACACATACTTCTCCTGTGCAGATTCGAACAATGGAATCTCAAAAGCCTCCTATTCGTATGATTTGTCCGGGGAATGTTTTTCGTTGCGATTATGATTTGACACATACGCCAATGTTTCATCAAGTGGAGGGTTTGGTTGTTGAGAATGGTAAAGATTCTGTGAGTTTTGCGAATTTGAAGTTTATTTTGGAAGATTTTTTAAAATATATGTTTGGGGATGTAAAGGTTCGATTTAGATCAAGCTATTTCCCTTTTACAGAGCCTAGCGCGGAAGTAGATATGAGTTGTATTTTTTGCAAAGGAGAGGGTTGTCGCGTTTGTTCTCACACGGGTTGGTTGGAAGTGCTTGGCTGTGGATGTGTGAGTGAAAATGTCTTTAGGGCAGTTGGATATGAGGATGTTAGTGGTTATGCCTTTGGATTGGGAGTTGAGAGATTTGCAATGTTGGCTTATAGTGTGCCAGATTTACGCGCATTTTTTGAAAGTGATTTGAGAATTTTGGAGCAGTTTCAATGA
- a CDS encoding 4-hydroxy-3-methylbut-2-enyl diphosphate reductase, protein MQVKLAKSYGFCFGVRRAIKLAESKPNGITLGPLIHNAKEINRLKDKFNVVVNENIQEIPKDAEVIIRTHGITKEDLQKLREKTKNITDATCPFVTKPQEICEKMSNEGYGIIIFGDEKHPEVKGVMSYCKTTPLVVESLEALKQAKVPDKVVLISQTTKNIEIFLEIADFLIRQCSECRVFNTICNATFDNQESARNLAKEVDIMVIVGGKNSSNTKQLYNISKEYCEDCYLIEDFRELNQEWFNGKKLCGVSAGASTPNWIINEVVKTIQKY, encoded by the coding sequence ATGCAAGTAAAATTAGCTAAAAGCTATGGGTTTTGTTTTGGTGTGAGACGCGCCATAAAGTTAGCTGAAAGTAAGCCTAATGGAATCACGCTAGGACCTTTAATTCATAATGCTAAAGAAATCAATCGCCTAAAAGATAAATTTAATGTGGTTGTGAATGAAAATATTCAAGAGATTCCCAAAGATGCTGAAGTAATCATTCGTACTCACGGAATCACAAAAGAGGATTTGCAAAAGTTAAGGGAAAAGACAAAGAATATTACTGATGCAACATGTCCTTTTGTAACCAAACCGCAAGAAATTTGTGAAAAAATGAGCAATGAGGGTTATGGGATTATTATTTTTGGCGATGAGAAACACCCTGAGGTAAAAGGAGTAATGAGTTATTGTAAAACAACTCCTTTGGTGGTAGAGAGCCTAGAAGCACTCAAACAAGCTAAAGTTCCCGATAAAGTTGTGCTGATTTCTCAAACAACTAAAAACATTGAAATTTTTTTAGAAATAGCAGACTTTTTGATTCGACAATGTTCGGAGTGTCGCGTGTTTAATACAATTTGCAATGCAACTTTTGATAATCAAGAATCAGCTAGGAATCTTGCTAAAGAAGTGGATATTATGGTGATTGTTGGTGGAAAAAATTCTTCCAACACAAAACAGCTTTATAATATTTCCAAGGAATATTGCGAAGATTGTTACTTAATAGAGGATTTTAGGGAGTTAAATCAAGAATGGTTTAATGGCAAAAAGCTCTGTGGAGTGAGTGCTGGAGCATCAACTCCAAATTGGATTATTAATGAAGTTGTTAAAACAATCCAAAAATATTAG
- the pheT gene encoding phenylalanine--tRNA ligase subunit beta: protein MKFTRSILKHFLPLENVSSEVIYKTLNKIGLEVESFQKICAPKKVVVGKILECQKHPDATKLNVCQVAVSGSEGNYEMRQIVCGAPNARAGIFVAVALEGAILPQVTIKKAVLRGVESCGMLCSTTELGFPAINDGIVELDGSIGVLEIGKELLEYPHFNDEVYEVSITPNRGDCMSLIGIARDLSVALNLERKSLESLKSTENAPGIGRVLQITAEKGHDSSLLYCAMETEPIVIPLCVSLFLAYNDSLAKHWLLNTLNFSTLVSGVILNAYPQTFCQLGKASGENKVVLNLQVDELGFESVYHNGKKLSVIGIKSCLNEESLRDLGEGREFIILEASYIPPKIIAQKVLETKSKSKVDPKVFQRTARGSNPNLQMGFDVLGKLLCCEDVVLYSDSQELIATQNCNPITISIPLIAKTIGTGLDRTKVVQILQALEFKIEIPVDENLLVVTPPPFRHDISSYQDVAEEVIRFIGIDEIPSQPLVLIQGNQNNAESNFYRFKRQLAKKAIGVNFNESVHFVFQDKQKLQRYGFEVLKDELELLNPITNELNTLRSTLLLGLLEAARLNKNNGFNGISLMEVGEVYDSNRNQSTKIAFLQSGLVAQERYPNAKGIKGDYFAFANRISRVIGEFSLQETQSKVGIFHPGQCAKMIYNNQEIGILSALHPQIAEEFGLEDTYLCEVDLEKLSSKNPQVEMYSKFQKITRDLSVVVNKSIPYYRLKETISSLNIPVIVGFYPLDIYKDDNLKESISLTIRFELQSHQKTLEEKDIGSVMDQVLEALAQNHKVVLR from the coding sequence ATGAAATTTACAAGAAGTATTTTAAAGCATTTTTTACCTTTAGAGAATGTCAGTAGCGAGGTAATTTATAAAACATTAAATAAAATTGGTTTGGAAGTGGAATCGTTCCAAAAAATTTGTGCTCCAAAAAAGGTTGTGGTGGGCAAAATTTTGGAGTGTCAAAAGCATCCCGATGCTACTAAATTAAATGTTTGTCAAGTTGCAGTGAGTGGAAGTGAGGGCAATTATGAGATGCGACAAATTGTTTGTGGTGCTCCCAATGCTAGAGCAGGAATCTTTGTTGCTGTTGCGTTAGAGGGGGCTATTTTGCCGCAAGTTACAATCAAAAAGGCGGTATTAAGAGGAGTAGAGAGTTGTGGTATGCTATGTTCTACGACCGAGCTTGGATTTCCTGCTATTAATGATGGAATTGTGGAGCTTGATGGAAGTATTGGTGTATTAGAGATTGGTAAAGAACTCTTGGAGTATCCACATTTTAATGATGAGGTTTATGAAGTTTCAATTACTCCAAATCGCGGTGATTGTATGAGTTTAATTGGAATTGCTAGGGATTTAAGTGTGGCGCTTAATTTGGAGAGAAAATCACTAGAATCGCTAAAAAGCACAGAAAATGCACCAGGTATTGGTCGTGTGTTGCAAATTACAGCAGAAAAAGGGCATGATTCTTCTTTGTTGTATTGCGCAATGGAGACAGAACCCATTGTAATTCCACTTTGCGTGAGTTTATTTTTAGCTTACAATGATTCTTTGGCAAAGCATTGGCTTTTAAATACTTTGAATTTTTCTACGCTAGTGAGTGGGGTGATTTTAAATGCTTATCCACAGACATTTTGTCAATTAGGCAAAGCTTCTGGGGAAAATAAAGTGGTGTTAAATCTTCAAGTTGATGAGTTAGGCTTTGAGAGCGTTTATCATAATGGTAAAAAACTTTCTGTGATTGGCATTAAATCCTGCTTAAATGAAGAAAGCTTAAGAGATCTAGGAGAAGGAAGAGAGTTTATTATCTTAGAGGCAAGTTATATTCCTCCCAAAATCATTGCACAGAAGGTTTTAGAAACTAAAAGTAAATCTAAAGTGGATCCTAAAGTTTTTCAGCGCACAGCCAGAGGCAGTAATCCTAATTTGCAAATGGGTTTTGATGTATTAGGTAAGCTTTTGTGTTGTGAAGATGTTGTTTTATATAGCGATTCTCAAGAGCTAATCGCAACACAAAATTGCAATCCTATCACTATTAGCATTCCTTTAATAGCTAAGACAATTGGGACTGGGCTGGATCGCACAAAAGTTGTGCAGATTTTACAGGCATTGGAATTTAAAATTGAGATTCCTGTGGATGAAAATTTGCTTGTGGTAACGCCACCACCTTTTAGACACGATATTTCAAGCTATCAAGATGTAGCAGAAGAAGTGATTAGATTTATTGGGATTGATGAGATTCCAAGTCAGCCTTTGGTGCTCATTCAAGGTAATCAAAACAATGCTGAATCAAACTTTTATCGCTTTAAACGGCAACTAGCTAAAAAAGCAATTGGAGTAAATTTTAATGAGAGTGTGCATTTTGTTTTTCAAGATAAACAAAAACTTCAACGATATGGCTTTGAAGTCTTGAAGGATGAGCTAGAATTGCTTAATCCTATCACTAATGAGTTAAATACTTTGCGAAGCACCTTGCTTTTAGGTTTGTTAGAGGCAGCACGATTGAATAAAAACAATGGTTTTAATGGGATTTCTCTAATGGAAGTAGGAGAAGTTTATGATTCTAATCGCAATCAAAGCACAAAAATTGCATTCTTGCAAAGTGGATTAGTAGCACAAGAGCGCTATCCTAATGCAAAAGGAATTAAAGGAGATTATTTTGCTTTTGCTAATAGAATCTCCCGTGTAATTGGAGAATTTTCATTGCAAGAAACGCAAAGCAAGGTAGGAATTTTTCACCCAGGACAATGTGCAAAAATGATTTATAACAATCAAGAAATCGGTATTCTCTCAGCACTTCATCCGCAAATTGCAGAAGAGTTTGGGCTAGAAGATACTTACTTGTGTGAAGTGGATTTAGAAAAACTCTCTAGCAAAAATCCACAAGTTGAAATGTATTCGAAATTCCAAAAAATCACTCGAGATTTAAGTGTGGTTGTAAATAAATCAATCCCTTATTATCGCCTAAAAGAGACAATTTCTAGTTTGAATATTCCTGTTATTGTTGGCTTTTATCCACTAGATATTTATAAAGATGATAATCTCAAAGAATCAATTAGCTTAACTATCCGCTTTGAACTTCAATCACACCAAAAAACTTTAGAAGAAAAAGACATTGGGAGTGTGATGGATCAAGTTTTAGAAGCATTAGCGCAGAATCATAAGGTAGTATTGCGATGA
- the aroA gene encoding 3-phosphoshikimate 1-carboxyvinyltransferase gives MILRVLGASSFDLEIQEIAADKSISHRCAIFSLLSDKPSLIRNYLKGEDTLDSLNIAKRLGLEVREEGSEMVLTPPPNIQEPRSILECGNAGTAIRLYLGLLSAQKGLFVLSGDCYLNRRPMKRVVLPLRSIGATILGREDGNLAPLVVVGNGNLQAFDYTSQIPSAQVKSALLLSGLFAKGDSRYKEPELSRDHTERMLSGMGAEIESKINKAGEVEIHLLPLKQKLKPLVMEIPADPSSAFFFALAAAIMPNSHLVLKNILLNPTRIEAFRILEKMGAKIIYKEVLNTYESIGDIEIFSPQSLQSVEVSEKISWLIDEIPALAIAMACAKGVSKVKNAKELRVKETDRIKAVVENLKLCGIEARELEDGFEIKGGEIKRAEVPSYGDHRIAMSFAIAGLKNGMEITQAEYINISFPNFLEILSKITQVEKRECK, from the coding sequence ATGATTTTGAGAGTTTTGGGTGCATCAAGCTTTGATCTTGAGATACAAGAGATTGCTGCAGACAAGTCTATTTCGCATCGTTGTGCTATTTTTTCGCTTTTGAGCGATAAGCCTTCTTTGATTCGCAATTACCTTAAAGGCGAAGATACGCTAGATAGTTTGAATATTGCTAAAAGGCTTGGTTTGGAAGTGAGAGAAGAAGGCAGTGAAATGGTGCTAACTCCACCGCCAAACATTCAAGAGCCAAGAAGCATTTTAGAATGTGGTAATGCAGGAACAGCTATTAGGCTTTATTTGGGGTTGCTTAGTGCGCAAAAAGGCTTGTTTGTCTTAAGTGGAGATTGTTATTTAAATAGGCGTCCTATGAAACGCGTTGTGTTGCCATTAAGAAGTATTGGGGCTACGATTTTGGGTCGAGAAGATGGGAATCTAGCGCCACTTGTTGTGGTAGGAAATGGAAATTTACAAGCTTTTGATTATACCAGTCAAATTCCAAGCGCACAAGTAAAATCAGCTTTGTTGCTAAGTGGGCTTTTTGCAAAGGGCGATTCGCGCTACAAAGAGCCCGAGCTTAGTCGCGACCATACTGAACGAATGCTAAGTGGAATGGGTGCTGAGATTGAAAGTAAAATCAATAAAGCAGGTGAAGTGGAGATACACCTTTTGCCTTTAAAACAAAAGCTTAAACCGCTTGTGATGGAGATTCCAGCTGATCCTTCAAGTGCCTTTTTCTTTGCTTTAGCAGCTGCTATTATGCCAAATTCTCATCTTGTGTTAAAAAATATTTTATTAAATCCAACACGAATCGAAGCTTTTAGAATCTTGGAAAAAATGGGTGCAAAAATCATCTATAAAGAAGTTTTAAATACCTATGAAAGTATCGGTGATATTGAGATTTTTTCACCACAAAGTTTGCAGAGTGTTGAAGTGAGTGAGAAAATTTCGTGGTTGATTGATGAGATTCCTGCATTAGCTATTGCAATGGCATGCGCTAAGGGAGTAAGTAAGGTAAAAAATGCCAAGGAATTAAGGGTTAAAGAAACCGATAGAATCAAGGCAGTAGTTGAAAATTTGAAACTTTGTGGGATTGAAGCAAGAGAGCTAGAAGATGGCTTTGAGATTAAAGGAGGAGAGATTAAAAGGGCGGAAGTTCCTAGTTATGGAGATCATAGAATAGCGATGAGTTTTGCAATTGCGGGATTGAAAAATGGAATGGAGATTACCCAAGCAGAATATATCAACATTTCATTTCCTAACTTTTTAGAAATTTTGAGCAAAATCACGCAGGTGGAGAAAAGAGAATGCAAGTAA